The segment AGGGTTGGTGATAGATTCTACTAGACGGCACACCTACTCTATTAAACCTAGGTTGGTTTAGTGATCTAACTCTCAACAAACCAAGTTGGTTTGAGAAGAATCTTTGAAGCGTCGCTTTGCACGCCTTAGAAGCTACGAGTATAGCGACAATAGCGACCGCTTTGGACACCTCGCATGGCCTTGGGGTCTTGAAGCGATAAAGACATCGCTAGACCTCGCCAAGCGCCATGGCGGTCATAGCGGTCGCCATTTAAAACCAAGGTTGAATCAAATTCTACCTCATTTGCTTACTGTTGTGTGCTTGATGTTGTAGTCTCGTCCAATTTTCAACAAGAGCACAAGGTTTGAAGACATGAGAAATCTTGATGAAGATAGGGCTCCCTATAGAAGGCCACCAGTGAAGAAGTAAATCTCAAACCTTTTATTTTTTCGACTTCATTCATGATTCATATACTGACGCATTGTTTCTCTTCTTGTTCTACTCGGTTTGACATAGACCTGTCAACAAAGCTTCGACAATGGAGTCAAGAGATGGTGACTTTGACTTAGATATTCGGTATGGAAGAACCTCTTAGAATCTGGATATTTGCATCTCGTATACTGAGTTTTGTTGATAAAATGTGGCAGGCAACGAAAATCTGGTCTGACTTCGGGTCAGAGTTCGAGGGGAGACTCGTCCAGGAACATGACCATGAGACCAGAAGCAACTCCAATGGACTTTCTGATTCGTCCTCAGTCCAAGATTGACCCAGATGAGGTCAGAGCCCGTGCTAAGCAGGTTTCTCAGGACCAGCGTCGAGTGAAGGTAGAAGAACACTCTTACCATTAGTTATGTTCTCACTGATCCGACAAAACACCATCAAGAATACCACCTTAAACATTTAGGCTCAAGCTCCTTGCTCATGCACACGCTTGGCTGAGTCGCTTTTTGTGAACAAAACAACCTTTGTCGCTCGTTTCCTATGAATCCGTCCTTGAACtggctttttttttgtgttaaaaTTGCAGATGAACAAGAAGCTCCAGCAGCTAAAAGGACCAAAGAAGAAGCGGTTGCAAGCCACTACGGTGAGCGTGGAAGGTCGGGGTATGACCAAGTACCTATAAAGAGCTTGCAACCAGGCGACGGAGTACTGGCTCTCTTCTATCCTGTAATCTTCAACTTTGATTGGATCATTGTTTGAAGTCAAAGACTTAAAGCTTTGGGGTTATACTTATATGCTCTCTACTATAAACTATTTGCTTTGAGTCTCTAATGTAATGGGGAAGTGAAAGAAACACTAATAAAGGATCgatttttgctttattttaccATCAAATCAATTTTCAGTCCGTTGCACAATAAAAGTTCgatttttgctttattttttctgTAAGTCAGGTGAGCTCTAAGGCCTCCTCAGAGTTATCACAACTCATATtgtaacatattttgttataagatAGAGACATGTAACAAAAAAAACCTAGTTTCTACTTGCCAAAAATATCTCATTTACTTGTTCCAAATCTTGAAGCTGCAAAAACATAAGAACCCACAACGCAGGCAAGAACAGCAAGAACCAAAGAGAAGAGCTGAAAATTAGCCAGAAACTCTCCAGAGACTACAGAATCAACTGATCTGCAAACGACAGAGTTTCCTTTTAAACCGCACCCTTGAGGCATCATAGGGCCATAGAGAGTGAAGGCTGTTTGGTAAAACCAGAGGCCTTGAAGAGTCATTGCAATGCCATTGCATAGATCTACTGGGAAGCTTGTAGGGCAGATTGCTCCTGCGATCGAGGAGATGACGCAGAGACCGACAAGAAAGACGAGGAGGAGGTGGTAATAACCTTCAAGACCTTTGTGGCTTGtggagtggaagaagaagagaagaccTTCTGCTGTAAAAGCTGTTGCAGCTATTAAACACAGAGCTTCTTGTGGCAGAGGAAGCAACCTATGAGTGGCACATGAAAAAGGCATCACTGTGAATCTACTACATCCATTCATCAAAAATAAAGTTATAAGAGTGTCACTAAAGATCCAACCTAACTTCAAAGCTCTATACCAATCTTGATGATCCAACAAACCTATGACTAGTACCTGGTTTTCTCGGAGAGCAAAGCGATAAAACCGAGGATGAAGAACATGAGAAGCATCCCAGAGTGCTCGAAGTCGTTCATGTGGGAAGGGTTCAAGACACCATTGACAAAGAAGTGGAGATGAGTGGAGTAGAAGAACTCGATGCACAAGTCAATGAGTGAGCCAATGGTGACAACGTAAAGCTCCAAGTACTTGATCCTACCGTTGAAACCAGGGACAGGGTGCCAAACTCGAACACGAAATGAGTTGGGGTTGGATACGAAGCGAACCACAGAGCTCCATATGTGCCATACTCCAACCACAAAGAACAACGTACCTGGCAGAGCATGACCTTTGAAAGAACCCATCTTTctcgagagagaaagagaaagcaaTTATTAGATCAAAAGTTCAGATTCAGGATCAAATGAGAGGAATATAATTAATACCCTGTAAGAGATTGGAGATCAGAGTTCTTCTTGTGGAGATTTCGATCAGAGATAATCTTGGAAAGTCAGAGTCGTCGTTGAAAACGAGGGAGAGAGAGAACAAAGGAACAAACTTGGTCAATGTTTGAAGCTATTGGGAAGAAGCCAGACACATGGGACGGGAGAAAACAACAAAACCCaggtaataaaaacaaaatctttgGATCAGATTTatcataaaaacataaaactttTTCCCAAGAAAGAAAGGTTCTTGAGAAGTGAAAAAGGGACAGCAAATAATAGGACAATCATAGATGAaagtttaataataataatagaaaaacATCCATTATCTCCCACAAGAGCATTTGAGAATCATATTGTTTTCATTGGATCATCATAACTCCAAAAGATTTGAGAGAGGATGATTAATCAGTTTTCTTCCTTAGAAATAAATTGTCAATAGATTAATTCACTCTTACTATTTTAGCTAAACAAAAGATCATCAAACAGATTTAATGAAAATGACAGTAATAATGCGAATAATATAATATGACTATACATTATGCCAAGCGCTCTTCTAAGTTGTAACctctccatatatatatatttttttgtctcaAAGCTGCATCAGAACGAGTACTTTACATGGTTTACCAACACTGTCAATGCCTTGATGAAAATATTTGACAAACAAGGCAACACTTTTACTGATGATTACACGAATGGTTTATGACAAAGGAAAGTGACcacatgttttttgtttgttgatgCAGTGTGCAAATTATAGTGGGGAAAAAGGTCAGCACATTTCAACAAGTGGATAATATCAGTCTTCTAACGATAGTTCTTTATACACAACGCTTTTAAGTAAGAAACTAATGCCTTTCTTGTTGTAGTGTTGGGTTATATTGTTTGAACCAACTGCAAAAGCCAGTCATAAATCTATTCATCATCGTCTTGTATGTTCAATGCGGATTTAATAGAGTGTAGATCATGTAGAACATCTTGGACTCCTTGGCTCAGATCCTCAAACTGTTGTTTTGGTATATGATATGTCACTTCCCCTTCTTCGCCAACGTGTTCCCGCAGTGTCACAATCTCCTCCAAAAACTTCACATTAGTAGCCTTGAGTTCCTGAGCTTTTCTCGGTGATTCTCGTTTGGATTCAGTATTTCTCTTGACAATGGAATGGCCTCCAGATGATGAATTACCACATAAGCTGGCATCTTCTGAAGATCTTGGTGGCTTCTTCCTCGTTAAAGAAACAGAACCAAGAGAAGATGATGACGACTTGTTCAGTTCTTGAGGTCTTGGTAAGTTTTTCCTtgtcaaagaagaagaaccagaaACAGATGGTGGTGACTTGGGTGATTCTTTTGAGCCTTGCGGGCTTAGGGAGCTTTTCTGACCAGGCGAGTTGACAATATCAACAGATCTTGGTGACTTCTTCCTCTTTGAAGGATAGCCAGACAGAGATGGCGCCTTGTATGGTTCTTTCGAAGCTCGCCGACTTGAGTAATTGTTGTTCTTTACATAGTTATCTCGCCTATGAGGAAGAGGAACAAATGATGTGTTTCTTGGAACCTGAGAAGACGAGCTCGATCTTTTGGCTAAGTCTGCTACCCGAGGTATCATTCTTGGCTTCTTGACAGTagaatctacaaaaaaaaaaaaaaagagtttgtcTTGAAACAACGGAATCAATAATAAGAAATGAACATGAGAACACATTACTATACCGTTTTGCTTTTCCAAAGGAGTATTTGTCTTGTTGGATGGAGGAGACCTTTTGGGTGATGGAACAGGAAGCTGAAATGTGACATGGCCATGACCCTTAGTCCTCCCTACCCCCCTGAGAACTCCTTTAAGATCCTTAGCACCACCTATTGCACTGCTCGAGCTTCTGTCAAGACTCTTTCTCCACCCCGGTGGCGATCTCTGGACCCATTCAGGCCTATGCTTATCACCTTTCTCTGATCCTATGAGGCTCCCTGAAGAGCTACTACGGCCAAGACTCcctttctttgtttttgtttctctagATGTTACCTTGGTCGTGGTCGTCGCAGCAGCTGTTGTAGTTGATGGTTTCTGCCTCGGGGGTGAAGCCAGAAGCTTGTGAGAAAGTTTCTTAGCTTCGGACTGTAACATCGCAAAAGAAAGCTTCCACCAACGAATGTACCTAACGGTAACATCACCAGCATTGACCCGTGCAGGAATGTAGATCATATCGCCTGAAATAGGACGGATATAGTCTTTCCAAGCCAGTTCCGGAGTCTCATTCCTAGCTGAAACCACACCGGGAACATCCTGGTCATAACCAAACTGCAATGCCACACGGTGCGGGTAATAAGGTTCAATGCAGTGCACACCAACCAGTTTACAGAACCTCAAACACCGACCAAAGGCTACAATGTTCTTGTCATCAGAGTGCAGATGAACCCAACAGTTATCTTCCATGTAAAACCTAGGGAACTTGAAGTTGTGCAGAGGCTTTGTGTAAGGACGAAAGTCAAAACTCTCTTTGGTGGTAGAGTCCAAAACCGCTCTAACATTCTCAGGATAGCCATACAGATCCTGACCGCCACCATGTTGGTGCCACCGGGCCATCCGTGGCTCACCAGGACTTAACTGACCTGGCTGGCCCGGTGGCTGCAACTCCATGATCCTCTCATAAGCCCAAACCTGCACAAACTGTAACGGAGACTTCACCACAACCGTATCTGTCTCACCATAACCAGCAAGATGCTCCTTCAAAAGACCGAGATCGCGGTATATCCCGGCTAAAACCGCCGGAGCCAGAGCCAGTGTAACCCCTTTAGCAAGCTGAATCGAAGCCGGAAACAGCACATCATTCACCAAATCACCTGCACTAGGAAAAACAAAACGAGACAGCCATGTAACCAGGAAGGCCTCATGCTCAATCTCATTCCCTGACTTCATCATCTCCTTCATCCACAAGCCAACGCTACACTTCTTCCCCAACTCACCCTCAATCTCACGCTTcaccttcttcatcttctcctccACCTCCTTCATCTCCTCCCTCTTAACAGGAGCCATCGCATTGTTCCCAATCACAGAGAAGCCACCAAGAACAATCACATCCTCAAGCGTCACCGTGGCTTCACCCCAAGGGAACACAAACGTGTTCGTCTCAATACACCATTTCTCCACCAAAGCCATCATCAACTCGTCTTGCTTCTTGATCTCGTACCGAGACGCCAAGATCGCATCATACACACCTGCTTTCCTCCACACGGTGGCGTGCGTCTCCGCCATAGCGTTCACCCACTCGACCCAGTTCGGAGACGGAGAGCCCCAGCCCGGAAACGAAATCTTGGCCGTCCATATCTCCGGATCAACGGACTCGGGTCGGCATATAAAGGCGTCGAGGGGGAGGTCGAAAACGTCGTCGTCTATAGACATGGTGGTGTGTTTGAGGAACCTCGCGGTTCGTAAACCCTCGAATCTTTTGCCGTTGAGGCACATTAAAGCTTCTCGGACTTGAACAATCTGTTCATCTTCTGCCTCGGAAGATCCTCGAGACTCCATTTGACTCGAAAAAGGCGATGCCTTTGGGGTCTAACAGaataaaaggagaaaactttccttaaatcttCCTTACCTCCGCCGTGTCTATTCCGGTGGTATTAACCGGAAACATATCCATCTTAAAATCTCCCTTTTAAAAAAAGAGAggctaaattaaaaaaaaaaggtataaaaatctatttatattACCACAATAACTCTAAAATTACATGTTTTCTCATTTAACAGCGGTTGCCAGCCTTGAATTAATGTAGAGGACACTGGAATTAGAAAagtttatctttttcttttttaagtcAACAGTATAAATTTATCTAGGGATAATATTACTTTTGTTACAAGtaacataatatttatttaatatttctttcATTAACTGAAAACTTGGGAATGTCATAATATGATCTCATGACGGGAATGTtgcatttattatttatatggtGTATGATTGTGAGCTAAAATCTGcaatcataattttaatataatataataagatTTCAGAAAATGGTAGATCTCTGAGAAACATAGTAGATTTCTAGGATAATTACTTGAATTGATTAATACTATTGACAATGAATATaataaatacaaacaaaataatacagTTTAAAGAGAGTATTTTAGATCTCAAGTGAATAAGTTAAAGAACGTCTCTCAAATGATGGTTTTGGCTTGTTTTTGTACTGCTTAGCTCGCTCTAACTATTCTGCGTATCTAGAATTCATGTGTCGTGCGTTGTTTTAGAGATCTCAGCAGATTATGTAATGTTTGACTACGAAATGACTGTGTCTCGGTTGTTATATGTAAACTCAGAGTTCCCAACCTCGAACTGGGAAGTAGCCACTTAGGTCAAAATAGCTGGACTTTGTTGATGGATCATGTGTTCCTAGTAACCGACCAGGGGTGGACGAAAACTCGTAAGCTACAAATTGTTAGAGATAATCGTCCAGGTCTTACTTTGAAACAAAAAAGCTGCTCTATGCGGGGTTTTTTTCAAGTCCATTCCTTTTCTCGCTAAAAAAGTTCATCTAAAGAGAAAACTTTCAAAAGTAGTTTTATGATACTTTTGTCTATACAAAACCTATTTATGATATATCAATCACCTTTCCAATATTTaattaatctatactatactaaaaggaaaaTAAGCTTAATAGAGAGAGTGTTCACGTATGCAAAGAAATTCAGACCAATCACACTATTGTATTGTGCAATGTCAGCGTTCTTCAGTCTAACCAAACGGcgatattgtttttctttttgatgaaCTTTCCGATTTCTCATTCTTAAcagtttatcttttttttttcattaacttCGCTCATGAATCCTCTTCGACTCCTCTTTCTCTGCTCTCTCTATATCTAGCGATGAAAAAACCCTATCAATCTCCGGAAATTAAGATCCACTGAATGCGGCTTGCTTTAGTCGATCTC is part of the Brassica rapa cultivar Chiifu-401-42 chromosome A09, CAAS_Brap_v3.01, whole genome shotgun sequence genome and harbors:
- the LOC108869875 gene encoding uncharacterized protein LOC108869875; protein product: MESRGSSEAEDEQIVQVREALMCLNGKRFEGLRTARFLKHTTMSIDDDVFDLPLDAFICRPESVDPEIWTAKISFPGWGSPSPNWVEWVNAMAETHATVWRKAGVYDAILASRYEIKKQDELMMALVEKWCIETNTFVFPWGEATVTLEDVIVLGGFSVIGNNAMAPVKREEMKEVEEKMKKVKREIEGELGKKCSVGLWMKEMMKSGNEIEHEAFLVTWLSRFVFPSAGDLVNDVLFPASIQLAKGVTLALAPAVLAGIYRDLGLLKEHLAGYGETDTVVVKSPLQFVQVWAYERIMELQPPGQPGQLSPGEPRMARWHQHGGGQDLYGYPENVRAVLDSTTKESFDFRPYTKPLHNFKFPRFYMEDNCWVHLHSDDKNIVAFGRCLRFCKLVGVHCIEPYYPHRVALQFGYDQDVPGVVSARNETPELAWKDYIRPISGDMIYIPARVNAGDVTVRYIRWWKLSFAMLQSEAKKLSHKLLASPPRQKPSTTTAAATTTTKVTSRETKTKKGSLGRSSSSGSLIGSEKGDKHRPEWVQRSPPGWRKSLDRSSSSAIGGAKDLKGVLRGVGRTKGHGHVTFQLPVPSPKRSPPSNKTNTPLEKQNDSTVKKPRMIPRVADLAKRSSSSSQVPRNTSFVPLPHRRDNYVKNNNYSSRRASKEPYKAPSLSGYPSKRKKSPRSVDIVNSPGQKSSLSPQGSKESPKSPPSVSGSSSLTRKNLPRPQELNKSSSSSLGSVSLTRKKPPRSSEDASLCGNSSSGGHSIVKRNTESKRESPRKAQELKATNVKFLEEIVTLREHVGEEGEVTYHIPKQQFEDLSQGVQDVLHDLHSIKSALNIQDDDE
- the LOC103840185 gene encoding transmembrane protein 45B, which gives rise to MGSFKGHALPGTLFFVVGVWHIWSSVVRFVSNPNSFRVRVWHPVPGFNGRIKYLELYVVTIGSLIDLCIEFFYSTHLHFFVNGVLNPSHMNDFEHSGMLLMFFILGFIALLSEKTRLLPLPQEALCLIAATAFTAEGLLFFFHSTSHKGLEGYYHLLLVFLVGLCVISSIAGAICPTSFPVDLCNGIAMTLQGLWFYQTAFTLYGPMMPQGCGLKGNSVVCRSVDSVVSGEFLANFQLFSLVLAVLACVVGSYVFAASRFGTSK